In Periophthalmus magnuspinnatus isolate fPerMag1 chromosome 9, fPerMag1.2.pri, whole genome shotgun sequence, the sequence ATCCTTTTCAGACAAACTCCAGTTGGTGGAAAGGACCAAGGTGAAGGAGAGGCGTGCAGCAGGGCAGCTCAAGGCATGTTATGAACCATATCTCGGACGTTTTGTTGGAGATTTTGAACCAGGTGAAGTGGTGGCCTTCTGTGTGCTTATCCTCCTGGTTAGCGCCGCGTCCCTGTCTGCAGTGCTGACATTCGGAAATCAACCACTTGAATTACCGCTGTGGAGCTTCTCCATGCTGATTGTGATTTTTAGTTTGGCTTTTGTCATCAGCTTGGCTCTTATATGGGCTCACGAGCCACAGAAAGACACcaaaacattccaggtaaactAAATGTACTGTTTAGTgttaataattataaatatcaGACAAAGCTTTTTGACTACTAATAAAGgcatctttaaagtaacagcatgcgactttctgaaggtggcacaTAACCCGCATGACTCCATGCAAATGGAAAGATTGTAGTgaccatttccatggaatcaggcGGAAAGAGGCTCTACTCCAGGACTAATAagagtcatgttttttttagaaatgaAAGTCTactttcagtgcaataaaatcatccaaaatgaaaaatagtgttaatgtaaaaaaaaaagtgttaatgTCTAAAATTTGGGCCACTGTGGCTCTTTGGTAGCACATTCCAAGAACTGGTAGGATGGTTCACATCTTTGTATCCAGTGTGTACGTATACAAGTGTATGCACTAGACAAATGTGAATAAGCTAATAACTATAGtctggtgtgtttacatgcatgtCACACTCTTTACACTCTTTcaagccaaaaaaacaaaatgaaaaaagttcaGAATTTAAACTGAAAGACAAGTGAGCATCTCTGTCTCTAAAAAGGGAGATGTTTGGTGAAGGTTGTCCCATGTGGTCTGATTCAACGGATATGGCCAATATAGTAAATACTGCATAGAAGTGTGCATcccagtgtgtgtttgggttGTATTTTTGACATTTGGTTATCAACGCACTTGCTAATATGAGGACCAGCAATAGGCATGTGGTCATAATATTATGCCTGATCAGTGCTTTTGTGTCTTACTAAATGTGACTGAAACGTAGTTTTTTGCATAGGTACCTCTTGTTCCACTGATTCCAGGGGCCAGTATCCTTGTCAATGTTTTCCTGATGATGAAGTTCAGTGCAATGACATGGATCAGATTTGCTGTCTGGATTGGTATAGGTAAGAATACTCACTATacagttttgttgttattaaaaaGTGTGAAACTTTGTGAAATGTCAACCAGTCCACATATAGTTAACCATGTCCATCAGCAGACAAACTGCTCCACACCTAGACCTGCACTGACCTGTCCCTTGATCTGTCacataaaaagtaaatcaaatataaagtaaagtaaatatatgGATGCATTTGTGTTTAGGTTTGCGTATCCAaagtaatataaaatgtattgtgttattgtgtattttctaaTATTTCTGCAGGCCATATACTTGGATTTCaagtgccatttaaaaaaaaaaaatagacctCATGTGCATCATTTCTTCTGCCATAGAAACAAGTATTTGATCTTTAGGTAATactgaatattaaaaaaaacccatgtACCTCAAAAATGGTTATCAAAATATATAGTAGTATTTTATTTGCTTTGTATTAGAGAATGAATGGGAGTACTTTCCTCTTTGGGAAACACTTCGCTCATTATTTGTGTGGTCACTAAGGggatcaccatggaaacagattATGTGCATTAGCTTGGGGCTTTTCTCCATCACTAAACCATTTAAACACAACTGTCAGCCCGCAGCAGGTTAACAAGATACACATTACACCTGACATCACATTAAGGCCTGTCTCAAGACCTGCTTTCCCTTGGGAAAATGGGGGCTGGTAAAAGTTTTCTTTTCTTGTGGTATATAACAGAAATGGCACTAATAATAATCCTACTGTTGTAATATagaaacacatttatgttttCTATATGTGTTTCTATTTGTGAGACTTCACAAATCAATGTATTAGAATGATGGTCATGTTAATTCCACataatacctcccctttaatgtgTTTCATTGAATCAAACTGTTCCTATAGGTCACACAGTTGACGTAGTTgattatgtttgtgtttctaGGTCTTGTGGTATATTTTGGCTATGGGATCTGGCACAGTAAAGAGGGGAGGCGAGAGCTGCATACCACAGACATGGCGGCCCGTTACGTGGTGCTCCCCAGTGGCAGTTTAGTGGAAACTGTCCAGTCAGTGCAGCCCGATGGACAGGTGGAGCCCTCTGGACCCCACGTTAACACAGGGGGCGAATTTGAAGAGAAGAGATGATGTGTCAGAACTAATAGTCAAAACCACTGCCTGGTTTAACTGGTCGACTCCTATTCCTTGGCATTATGACTAAAGGTGGGTAGAATAGCCAAAGAGCACAACAGTACTCGGAtacaagtaaaatgtattttggtgAGAAAATCTACTCTTTTTTTGGAACAAACACATGCAATggcaaaatatttgtatttcttaaaacaatgcaaaatatgaaaattTGTTACATCTTAATTAAACAACataaaattcaaaatgtgtcatttaaacacaaaagtagaaaataaaataaattgaaataaagTAGTGACTCACATAAAAAAGAGTAGACACATCTCTACACCCCCCTCTGGTTTTAACTGTCCAGCTTCTCCCTTTAGTGTGAAACCTGCCACAGTTTGTACGTGTTGTTTTAGGCCTGTCAGCACAGCAGGATGAGATGCTCGCTCTGTGTCAATGTGATTTCTGTAAAACTTGTAGTACTCGAATGTACAGTAGAGCTTTATTAATTGCTCTGTAAAACCCAGCATCACAAATGTCTTCTGACCAAGacccattttcttttgcttactgttatattattgttttacctgtgcatacaaacaccaaaacaaatgTTCTAAAATCACAGTGAAATACatgttattttattcttatttagcCAACGTTCTCTGACAAATAAAACCTTTTATATGGTTTAGAATTGAACAAGATAGtgcttatactactactactactgggtGTGTTCCTGTAATGTTTTGACCTTGTATGGACACCGGACCCAAAGCCACTTTTTGTTCTGGCAATGTCTGATTTACAAATTAAGCACGGACCAGCGGTTATCATAATCAATAGGGTACTGTTTCAATGCACAGTTTGTAGTCACACAAGAATCATGTGTGCAAGTTtacattttgccttttttctaATCAAAAGCTTTTTCACATTGTATCTCCTCCATATAAACATAGAAATATCAATATTTATTAAGACAAATTAGACATTTTATTATCTTTGCCAATGTAATGTTACCACTTGCCTCCATCAGATTTGCCTTACAGGCAAAATATGCTGCACAGACTTTTctattttcatttgtgtttaagAAATTCAAACAATATGTACATTGgtttcatttttgtacaaagtCATACTATTTAATAATCTGTGAACACATTCAACCGTGGTCACATTGTTAAAGCTCTTCACATAACTGTTCACATAACtggtttaaatgttttcatatGTTGCATGAATTCcatatttgtctgtttgtttttttaatcgttTTCAGAATTTGTTATGTATATTATGCACCCCATATCTGACCTATAGTTGGATTTTTTTCTAAGTATATTTCTGCTCTTTTAACCTaagttaataatgtttttttatttagttgtattATTACTATACTGATATGTTGGCACATAATCCAAGCACAAGCATGTGAAAATCACACAGGGTAAGAGTAAGGGGGATGCATATGGTGTGTTATGTCTATGGGACTCTTAATCCCATCAGATTTGCAGCAGTCCCCCGTCCCCCGCCAGTTTGACCCAGATTAGAGAAAAGCACATATTATGTGACAATACTGACAACATTCCCACAGCCTATCCAATTTCTATTACTAAGTGTGttagtaaaacattaaaatagttACCGGTATTTCTTTTTGCTTTGTGCTGGCagttgctattattattattattattattattattattattattattattattattattattattattattattattattattattattatcattattatcattattatcattattacatTGTTCTAGTTTGCACGTGACCAACCCAATAGCcttaaatatttaatatttctaAATGTCAAAATTCATATCTTGCTGAAATAGTTGTTGTAAGGAATATTTTACACCAAATATATATGGCAGAGAATGTACAGTGAACAACTTGTATTGTTCAAACGGCTTTTAGAAGAAGAGAAATTTGCACATTGATGTCTATGGATATTTTGTGTTATGCTTTTGTTGTCGGGGTGACTTCTGTGGTGCTTTTGAATCCTCCCACtccttttctgtctttttgtgcagtttgacccagttcttctctcactcaGGAACTGTTAGCTCTGTACAGCACTAAAGtcccctgtgtttttgtttaatgtctGTATAAacacaaaagagacaaaaaataaatgtaaataaatgttttgaagCAGCATTAATATGTGTTTATTGTTAATTGTTAGAGCATTTATTAAGATTGAAAGTTTTCaagaaacatacaaaaaaaaaacaacaaaaaaaaaatccagaaatgtAAGTGTGTCACTGTCCAAATtcattacaaacatttaaggcacataataaatagtaataattctcccatttaaaactttttttctaAATCTTTTTGCCAGTATACCAGAAAATTCagttgtgtaaaaaacaaaaagcgcTTAGAAGAACAGTTTTGATGTAGATGTGGACAATTTATAGTTCATTATAATTAAGTCCCTAATAATTCACATTTTATCCATAGTCACACTCTTTACCAAAAATACGTTGAAACACCAGCCACAACACAAATACTTCTCCTCTACTATATAAATATTGAATTTTAACGCTGTCACTTccttttgtgtttaaatgtcctgGAGTGAAAAAGGTCTGTGGGGCTGTTCTTTCTAGTTTTAGCAGAAGAGGAGTGGAGTTGTAGAGTCTGAAAGTGGATttgtacagaggagagggaggaggcagaggaagacATTCGATCCTCTGATGTAGCTGATTTCAGGCTACTTTCCCCTCCACCTTCCTTCCTGTCATTACTGTATAGCTGAAGACGCCCAGCACTGCTACTTGGCCTGCAccggggaaaaaaaaagaaagaaaaaaaaaggcaaaagcagTAGTTATGATACAATGGGTTCTGTAGAGAGTGGACATTGTGTAAAGTTACTAACTAACTTCTAACTAACTTTAACACAATAACTTACTGTAGACTCCCTTGTGCATCATTGATTgtgttttcttcatttcttaGCCTGTCATTCCATACTTTTTGAGGCTCCTCCTATGAATGTTTGATGTATGCTTGTTAATGaaattattttctttatgtCAATTGGCAACATAAAAGTACAATATCAGTTTACATTATTTGCACCTTCCCTCAAACATTTGCATGGTACAATTAATTACACATGACACAGTTACCTTATTGAGTTCAGCTTTCTCCTTTAGCTTCAAAAGGCTACGATGCAGAGTGCTATTCTCCTGCTCCAAAACTTGAATACGGCAGCAGTTGGCCTTGAACTGTTCCTCCATATCCAAAGTCACATTGCCTGTACCTTTTCAAGAACACAAGACTAGTTCGGGGCATATTTACTTATAGCAAAAGGTAAACAGAAACTCACtttgtggttgtgtttgtgGGTTCAGATCTGGAAAAGCCACCAAAAGTCGCTCCCTCTCTGCACAGGCCtttatatgttgttttagtTCAGCCACCGTATTTGCCAAATTACTTATCTTTGTGCTGAGTGTCTCTTTGTCCTTTTGAAGTTTTACACAAGAGTCCTATTGTTAAGAGAGGCAAAAGGTTTTAAATAGGATCAGTTACTTGTGTGCAATGGCCTATAAATTGAACCAAACGAATGAATActcttaacaaaaaaatattaacgGACTGATAACACAATTCCCTTATTtaatggttaaggttaaggaCCTTTAATGTTGCGTGGTGTTACAAAAGTTTATAATACTACGATAACATCCTGTGAATCAAAATCCACTGGCACACCTTGCACTTATTTCCATTTCAACCACTGCCACTAGTGTTCAGCTGCAGTATAGGTAACCTGACATCCTCTACAATAATACTCTAACCTCCTTCCTGGACTCTCATGCCccattaaataaatgaacagtcGCCTTCAGTTGTTCTGTGCCCTGGTTCTGGTCGTGTCCTGGAGCATGCCTTTCAAAGCAGATCCAAACCGTCTATGTACTCCCTTGACCCCCCACCGTACTTCTCTCCTCAAAGCGCACAGCCATTCCATCAAAAACACCCTGGACCTAGTACCCCTGTCAcattacagatatatttcaAATCTCCCATTCATCTCCCAAATTTTAGAAAAAGCTGTTTCCTCTCAGCTCGACAATCATCTCAAATCTAACAGTCTTTCACACACTACACAGCTCAGCCAGGACCCAGTCAGGCCAACAGCACCGTCTACTCCTGCCCAGGACACAGCTCAAGACCATGGGGGACAGGGCCTTTGAGGCGGTTGCTCCCCATCTGTGTAATGACCTCCAAACTACCTCAGGGCTCCACAGACGGTGGATGCTTTTGAAAAAGGTCTAAAAACCTTCCTTTTTAGAAAAAGCTTTAATCTGTCTATCAATGTTTTTAGTGTTGTTCTTTTACTGTAGCTCTTTGAGATTTGCCAAATGcaaagtgcattataaatagaagtcattattattattttagatttattattagatcctatttatttaatttttggtAGCAAGCTACAGGGACCACATACAGTACTTATCCAGGCTGTGCAATGCCTCTTCAGGGAGGGGCCAGCCTTGTTTCGTGCTATAACTCCTTAACAcgacatttattaaattattgttACTTGTATAGAGCTTTTTAATGTGAGAGCTTTTATGGATTTTGTTTACCTGTTGTTGGTCGAGTGTGGCTTGTAGCTGCTCCCTCTTCTCTGACATTTGTCGTATTTGACCATGAAGCTCACTCTGTTTCTCCTCACTTTCTGCCAGCTGCCTCTGCAACTGCTCATTCTCTTCATCCAACGCATCCACACGCTCCACAAGAAATTTCTGTTTGCTGTGCATCAACTAAACAGATTATGTGAAATAACTGAGCATATCTGCATAAGAGACATTTGTAGTAATGGAGACTTACCTCTTGTTGGCGACATGCACTGTTGTATTTGGCTTTTTCTTTAtccaaacagagctggagttcaGAGATATCACCCTGTAACTTCTGAATCTCATTTTGCCGTTGATGGCTgcagctttctttttcttcctgcAACTGTCTGACCTTCTCTTGGAGTAAATTATTTTCCGTTTCTGCAACCAGATcaaatgtgatattattttCAAACATCAATATTATCTGTATCAATGTGAACTTGCATTAtactattattgttgttgtacaGGAATAAACATATTACCCAGGGTTTTTACTCTATTCTGCTGCAAGTCAATTTTCTCCATCAAACTTGTGTTTCTTTCTTCCAAGGACAAGATTTCTATTACAAGTAGTGCAGGTTTACCCAAAAGGCAATATTTATGTCATGTATGATCATTAAATATAATGTCACTGTacctctttggcttttttgttgctCTTCTTGTCGGCTCTGCTGTGTTTCTTTTAGAGATCTCTGTGTTTTTTGCAATGAAAATTCAAGTTGAACATTGGCGGCCTGGTAGTTCTCAACCTTTTCCTTTAGTTCCTTTTGTAGTCTTTTCAAATCAGAGTTtaatctctccttctccttttcaACAGTCACTATTTTGGCTTTTAGTGGCTC encodes:
- the ccdc157 gene encoding coiled-coil domain-containing protein 157 is translated as MTEFSGRQDCIESLRNDLVDLQGVILDVFSRTGPVRFSSWKFPDKQSCNLDMVALLAKYDFTEGENIFNQHSHIVLLELVIDRLLLLLQSFNVFVDQLPNSFMRNQNQEEKGFVSLGLVVRNYWSNLVTYKASYKKQTLCDDVLSSLKQSQNSRSDHCSSAKPSTSSLTSLPHNHGVCSSSQSTKCTAKVDTQNVGSQTFESCLVPCDACYQTQSVLRKTGGALIELLQSEGLPSSLQPLSVAVQDTVDLGRMTTTDVAQWGAEEYRDMRRLTKHLQDVRGTVEPLKAKIVTVEKEKERLNSDLKRLQKELKEKVENYQAANVQLEFSLQKTQRSLKETQQSRQEEQQKSQREILSLEERNTSLMEKIDLQQNRVKTLETENNLLQEKVRQLQEEKESCSHQRQNEIQKLQGDISELQLCLDKEKAKYNSACRQQELMHSKQKFLVERVDALDEENEQLQRQLAESEEKQSELHGQIRQMSEKREQLQATLDQQQDSCVKLQKDKETLSTKISNLANTVAELKQHIKACAERERLLVAFPDLNPQTQPQSTGNVTLDMEEQFKANCCRIQVLEQENSTLHRSLLKLKEKAELNKEEPQKVWNDRLRNEENTINDAQGSLQ